A part of Ammospiza nelsoni isolate bAmmNel1 chromosome 9, bAmmNel1.pri, whole genome shotgun sequence genomic DNA contains:
- the LOC132076980 gene encoding olfactory receptor 14A16-like — MSNSSYIRHFLLLALTDTWQLQLLHFCLLLGISLAALLGNGLIISAIPCSHHLHTPMFFFLLNLALSDLGSICTTVPKAIHNSLWDTRNISYTGCAAQLFFFMFFIGAEFSLLTIMCYDRYVSICKPLHYGTLLGSSACAHMAGAAWACGFLSALLHTANTFSLPLCHGNTLDQFFCEVPQILKLSCSLSYLRELGLLAVSVSLSCGCFVYIVFSYVQIFRAVLRIPSEQGRHKAFSTCLPHLAVVSMFLSTAALAHLKPLSMSSPSLDLTLSVLYSVVPPVLNPLIYSLRNQELKAAVWGLMTGWFHKH, encoded by the coding sequence atgtccaacagcagctacatcaggcacttcctcctgctggcattgacAGACacgtggcagctgcagctcctgcacttctgcctcttgctgggcatctccctggctgccctcctgggcaacggcctcatcatcagcgccataccctgcagccaccacctgcacacgcccatgttcttcttcctgctcaacctggccctcagcgacctgggctccatctgcaccactgtccccaaagccatccacaattccctctgggacaccaggaacatctcctacacaggatgtgctgcacaactctttttctttatgttcttcATTGGAGCAGAGTTTTCcctcctgaccatcatgtgctatgACCGCtatgtgtccatctgcaaacccctgcactacgggacgctcctgggcagcagcgcttgtgcccacatggcaggagctgcctgggcctGTGGCTttctcagtgctctgctgcacacagccaatacattttccctgcccctgtgccatggcaatacCCTGgaccagttcttctgtgaagttccccagatcctcaagctctcctgctcactATCTTACCTCAGGGAACTTGGGCTACTTGCTGTTAGTGTCAGTTTATCTTGTGGCTGCTTTGTGTACATTGTTTTCTcttatgtgcagatcttcagggccgtgctgaggatcccctctgagcagggacggcacaaagctttttccacctgcctccctcacctggccgTGGTCTCCAtgttcctcagcactgcagcacttgCTCATCTGAAACCCCtctccatgtcctccccatccctggatctgaccctgtcagttctgtactcagtGGTTCCTCCAGTACTtaaccccctcatctacagcctgaggaaccaggagctcaaggctgcagtgtggggaCTGATGACTGGATGGTTTCACAAACATTAA